In Rosa chinensis cultivar Old Blush chromosome 1, RchiOBHm-V2, whole genome shotgun sequence, a genomic segment contains:
- the LOC112181843 gene encoding putative UDP-rhamnose:rhamnosyltransferase 1, whose product MGNELRVVMLPWSAFGHLMPFFQLSIALAKAKVHVSYISTPRNIQRLPKISPDLQPFIHLVPIPFPRFDPDFLQEGAEASIEVPFEKTENLQMAYDLLQTPIKHFIADQMPDWIIVDFAAHWVVEIAKEYGVPLAYFSGFSAATSVFFGPPEYLTGANRNYALPSPQSLTSPREWVPFPSLVALKEHEAISVPQRSFAPNSTGISFMSRIAKIISASQVLVIRTCSEIEGDYLEVYKKITGKPVIPIGVLPPDQPGKREKGEINSDGAMFDWLDKQKPRSIVFVGFGSECRLSKEQVHEIAHGLELSELPFIWGLRKPNSANSDDVDDFLPLGFVDRTSETGLVCFGWLPQMEILGHPSIGGSLFHSGWGSVIETLQFGHCLIVLPFMYDQPLNARLLVEKGLAAEVKRNEDGSLSREEIAKTLRLAMVEEEGEHLRSNARKAAAVFGDHKLHQDHYIAAFVDYLKNNVAN is encoded by the exons ATGGGAAACGAGCTTCGAGTTGTGATGCTTCCATGGTCTGCCTTTGGCCATTTGATGCCCTTCTTTCAACTCTCCATAGCCTTGGCCAAAGCCAAAGTTCATGTCTCCTACATATCCACCCCAAGAAATATTCAAAGGCTCCCCAAAATCTCACCTGATTTACAACCTTTCATACATTTGGTCCCCATTCCATTTCCTCGTTTCGATCCTGACTTCTTGCAGGAAGGAGCCGAGGCGAGTATCGAGGTACCCTTCGAAAAAACCGAAAACTTACAGATGGCATACGATCTTCTTCAAACACCCATCAAGCATTTCATTGCGGATCAAATGCCGGATTGGATAATTGTCGATTTTGCTGCCCATTGGGTGGTTGAAATTGCCAAAGAGTATGGTGTCCCACTTGCCTACTTCTCTGGTTTCAGTGCTGCAAC CAGTGTTTTCTTTGGCCCACCTGAATATCTCACTGGTGCAAACAGAAACTATGCTCTCCCATCACCACAAAGCTTGACATCTCCACGAGAATGGGTCCCTTTTCCTTCTTTGGTGGCATTGAAGGAGCATGAAGCCATTTCTGTGCCTCAAAGGTCTTTCGCACCAAATAGTACAGGGATAAGTTTTATGTCAAGGATTGCCAAGATCATATCAGCAAGTCAAGTTTTGGTGATTCGTACTTGCAGTGAGATTGAAGGAGACTACTTGGAAGTGTACAAGAAAATTACTGGAAAGCCAGTGATTCCCATTGGTGTGCTTCCTCCAGATCAACCTGGGAAAAGGGAAAAAGGGGAAATAAACTCCGATGGGGCTATGTTTGATTGGCTGGATAAGCAAAAACCCAGGTCAATTGTGTTTGTGGGTTTTGGGAGTGAGTGTAGGCTGAGCAAAGAACAAGTTCATGAGATAGCTCATGGGCTGGAGCTATCAGAATTGCCATTTATTTGGGGACTCAGAAAACCCAATTCAGCTAACAGTGATGATGTAGATGATTTTCTGCCTTTAGGTTTTGTTGACAGAACATCAGAGACAGGGCTTGTTTGCTTTGGATGGCTGCCCCAAATGGAAATTTTGGGGCACCCATCAATTGGGGGCTCTTTGTTTCACTCTGGATGGGGTTCTGTGATTGAGACTCTGCAATTTGGGCATTGCCTTATTGTGTTACCCTTCATGTATGATCAGCCTTTGAATGCAAGGCTTTTGGTAGAGAAGGGTCTGGCTGCCGAAGTGAAGCGCAACGAAGACGGGTCGCTTAGTAGAGAGGAAATAGCAAAAACACTGAGGCTAGCAATGGTGGAAGAGGAAGGAGAGCACTTGAGAAGCAATGCGAGGAAAGCTGCTGCAGTTTTTGGAGATCACAAGCTGCACCAAGACCACTACATCGCTGCATTTGTTGATTATCTTAAAAATAATGTTGCGAATTAA